A single Musa acuminata AAA Group cultivar baxijiao chromosome BXJ2-1, Cavendish_Baxijiao_AAA, whole genome shotgun sequence DNA region contains:
- the LOC103985032 gene encoding polcalcin Phl p 7-like, with product MGDVTPEMERVFKRFGAEEDDGKISSAELGEALRVLGSTAPDEIRRMMAELDTDGDGYIDFQEFSAFCRANPGLMQDVAEVF from the coding sequence ATGGGCGACGTGACACCGGAGATGGAGAGGGTCTTCAAGCGCTTCGGCGCCGAGGAGGACGACGGGAAGATCTCCTCGGCGGAGCTGGGAGAGGCCCTGCGCGTCCTCGGCTCCACCGCCCCCGACGAGATCCGGCGCATGATGGCCGAGCTCGACACCGACGGCGACGGATACATCGACTTCCAGGAGTTCTCGGCCTTCTGCCGTGCCAACCCTGGTCTCATGCAGGACGTGGCCGAGGTCTTTTAA
- the LOC135598496 gene encoding protein SENSITIVE TO PROTON RHIZOTOXICITY 2-like, with product MAAFEQQMDAQRRDLLYHLAVLNEKVQQVQSLVGLVVSPELLRQEPLDAVVSGARSLVQEIIVAASSMMHALQQQQQQEEEEEEKEEEEEEENEAVGYEATGAALDHDLHRLLDGVLECSVGGEGGSRCEIVEVDAADLLAKYTHYCQVCGKGFKRDANLRMHMRAHGEEYKTITALAKGAPPPAAGAARRYSCPQEGCRWNRKHAKFQPLKSMVCVKNHYRRSHCPKMYVCNRCNRRQFAVLSDLRTHEKHCGDLRWMCSCGTTFTRKDKLMGHVSLFLGHTPLPNCLAK from the coding sequence ATGGCGGCGTTTGAGCAGCAGATGGACGCCCAACGCCGGGATCTGCTGTACCACCTCGCCGTCCTGAACGAGAAGGTGCAACAGGTGCAGTCCCTCGTGGGCCTCGTCGTCTCGCCCGAGCTCCTGCGGCAGGAGCCCCTGGATGCGGTGGTGTCCGGCGCCCGTAGCCTGGTGCAGGAGATTATCGTCGCCGCCTCCTCCATGATGCACgccttgcagcagcagcagcagcaggaggaggaggaggaggagaaggaggaggaagaggaagaggagaacgaGGCGGTCGGTTACGAGGCCACCGGCGCAGCTCTAGACCACGATCTCCACAGACTATTAGATGGAGTCCTCGAGTGCAGCGTCGGCGGGGAGGGCGGATCGCGGTGCGAGATCGTCGAGGTGGACGCGGCGGATCTGCTGGCCAAGTACACGCACTACTGCCAGGTCTGCGGCAAGGGGTTCAAACGCGACGCCAACCTGCGGATGCATATGAGGGCGCACGGCGAGGAGTACAAGACGATCACCGCCCTGGCGAAGGGCGCGCCACCACCAGCTGCAGGGGCGGCGAGGAGGTACTCGTGCCCGCAGGAGGGGTGCCGGTGGAACAGGAAGCACGCCAAGTTCCAGCCGCTGAAATCGATGGTGTGCGTGAAGAACCACTACCGGCGGAGCCACTGCCCCAAGATGTACGTGTGCAACCGGTGCAACCGCAGGCAGTTCGCGGTGCTCTCCGACCTGCGTACCCACGAGAAGCACTGCGGCGACCTCAGGTGGATGTGCTCCTGCGGCACCACCTTCACCCGGAAGGACAAGCTAATGGGCCATGTCTCCCTGTTCTTGGGCCATACGCCACTCCCCAATTGCCTCGCCAAGTGA